ACGATCGCAGCCTCGGACCATAGGCGCCGCGCGGAGGGCCGTGACCGACGTAGGCGGCCAGAGACGAGTTGAAGTCGTGGATCCACGGCTCACCAGAGCCGGAAAGGATCCACAGCGCCTCGGCGACGGCGAACGCCGGATTGAGCACGCGATGCGGCGGAAGGTCGACGAAGCGGTCGTGTGGGTCGGTCAAGCGCAGGGATGAGCCGAGTACCTCCCGAGTGGGCAGGCCACGCGGTGCGGTCGGCCGCCCGCAGGCAAGGACTCGCGCGCATGCCGCGGTGAACAGCTCGTTGGCAGAGGCATTCGGGTGAATCTGGCTGTCGGAGTGCTGCGGGGACGTCAACGGGTTTGCCTCTCCGCAGGAACTGCGGCCGTGGCCGGTCCGACCGCATAGGTCTGCCAGAGGGACTCGAGTCCTTCGCGGAGGCCGACTCTCGGGGCGAAGCCCAGGATTCGGTGAGCGTGTGTGAGGTCCGCGTGGAGACCGGCGGTGTCCCCTGGCCGTTCCCCGGCGGGTTCCCACAGCACGGGGCTCCCGACGATCTGCCCGATGAGATCACCGACCTGTCGTAGCGACGCCTGATCGGCGCCTGCGGCGTTCACCACCTCGGCCTGGCCGGCCTCCAGTGGTATGCCGATGGCGCGCGTCAAGGCGTCGACCAGGTCATCGACGTGGGTCCAGGTGTGGGTGACGCGCCCGTCGCCGTAGAGGGGCATCGGCTGCTTCGTCAACGCCGAGCGGAACATGCGCGGCACGACCATGGCGGGGTTGACGCGCGTGCCGAAGCCGGTGAACAACCGCACCGCTACGGCGCTCATGGTTGAGCCGGGACGGCGGGCAAAGGCCATCGCCAGCCGTTCGGTCGCCAGCTTGACCACTCCGTAGGGAGAGTTCGGCGCGACCGGTGTGTCCTCGCGGGCTGGCCCGACCACATGACCGTAGACGTGAGCCGAGGACGCCACCACCACACGCGGCACCCTCGCGTTCGCGCAGCCCTCCAGAAGGCGATGGGAGCTCAGCAGCGATGCCGTCTGGTCGGCGAAGCCCGATCCCCAGGAGGCGGCCACATCGGTCGGGGCGGCCAGATGCACGACCGCCGCGGCCTCCTTCAGGCGGGCCGCCACCGCGGCGTCTCCGACGTCAGCCGACACCAGCTCGAAACCCGGGCGTGCCTGCAGTTCCGCCATGATCGCGGATGTTCGGGGATCCTCATCGGGTTTGCGTAGGTCAACGCCGAGCACCTTGGTGCCCTCCCGGGCAAGCAGATGTTCCGCCAAGTGCGAGCCGACGAAGCCGCACACTCCGGTGACCACGACCAATCCGGTCGCGGGTCGCCGGTCGGAGGGTGCTTGTGGGATGCGATAGATGGTCATGGGGACTCGCCTTCAAGGAACGTGGCGCGGGCTGCCAGCGCCGTGAGCTGGATCTCGCAGGTCATTGGGGGTCGATCGAGGACCCGAGCAGCTCGGTGGGTGAGCAGTCGGATGGAGTGCGCGCAGCGTTGAGGGGTGTTCATGGAGCCGGCCGCTGCGGCCTGCGGTGGAAGCGGCCGGCCTTCCGGTCTCACCGTCGGTACTTCATCGAGGACTTGCTCAGGAACAGGCGTACGCCCAGGCGCGGGACCCTGCTGCTTCCGCCGCAGGTGCCGCAAGCGCGGGTGGCGTGAGTGAAGAACGCCCCACGATGCCGCCCGGTCCCACGGCACGTCTTGCAACGGGTGAACGGATGAAGACGAAGGGAGACCCAGTAAGCGGCTGCCCACAGGGCCAGGAGACCGATCACAGGCAAGAACGCGGTGTCCACAGATGATCCTCCAGGAGATCACCCCCGCTGCCGGCGGGGGTTGGGACGTGCACTCAATGGTCGCGATCTGGGCATGCAGAAGGCATCCCCACGGTCCCGAATGGTTCTTCCGGAGGCATCAGCGCTCTGAACTGGTAAAACGCTGAAATCACGGAGAAAAGTACTCATTCTGATGAACGGGTAGTATCCATGGGCGATTCGGATGCCAGCCCTTGCGGGCGACCGCGCGTATGAGGGGCAGATTCAGCGAGGAGCCGACGTGAGCTCGCAGCCGAAACCCGGGAGTAAGCCCTACCGAAATGCGTTGCGTTCCACGCTGCGGGGCCTCGGGTTCGGCGAACGCCAGATCGTTGAACGAGTCGCCCTCGACCTGATCCAGGCCTGCGGTTGCCGCCCGCGCCAAGCATGGCGTCTGGCCTGCGAGCTGGCCCTGAGTGAGGTGGCGGCTCGGTACAACGTGATCACCGGCGACCCGAACGCGCCGATGCGCCAGGGGCGGATCTGGGAGTTCGAGCAGTGGCCGGCCAAGGGAACCCGTCCCACTGTCGACACCCTGAAGATCCTGGCGCAGATCTTCGGCACGACCTGGGATCATCTCGTCGATCTTGCCGATCTTGAACGGATGCCTTCAAAGGACCGGAACGCCTACCATGACGTTTCGTCCGATCGGCTGGCCCTGCCTCGTGACGTTGCCCCGCGGAACCGCCCTCGAACGGACGAAGGAAGCCTGGCATCCTGGACGGTGTTCGCACCCTCCTTGGAGCCAGGCATGGTCGATCGCGCTGAAGACCTCGAGACACTGATCGCGCTGGTGACCGACGCAGCCGATCCGAATGCCGACAGCAAAGCCGTGGCCGTCTCCGGTCCGGGTGGATTCGGAAAGACGACGCTGGCCACCCAGGCATGCCACGACCCGAGGGTCGCCAGGCTGTTCACCGAGGTGCTGTGGGTCGAGACGGGCGAGCAGTGCACCCCGGGCCGAGTCGTTCAACTTGTGTCCGACCTGTGCGTCCGTCTGGATGGGAACCGTCCCACCCTCACCGACGCAGACCAGGCCGGCTTCCACTTCGCGCAAGTACTGGCCGACCGGCGCGTACTGCTCGTCATCGACAACGTGTGGTCCGCGGCCGACCTTGCCCCGTTCCTACTCGGCGGGCCGAACACGGTGCGGCTGGTCACCACACGCAACGCACGCACCTGCCCGTCGTCGTCCATCCAATTTCGGGTCGGCCCGATGTCGGAGTCCGAGGTCAGGGACCTGCTGGGTAAGAGCATGCCCGGTCTGCACTCTCAGGAGGCCGAGCGGCTCGCGCAGCTGTGCCGCGGCTGGCCCCTGCTGGCATCCGTCGTCGGGTCCGCCATCGGACAGGATGTCGCCGCCGGAGCATCGCCTGAGCGCGCTGTCGATGAAGCGGGCACCACGCTGGACTCCATCGGTCCTCAAGCCTTCGACGTCTGGGACTCCGACCAGCGCAGGAACGCCATCGGGCACGCGATCACCGCGAGCCTGAGCAGCCTGGAGGAGCACGTCCGGATCACAGGCGGACCGGGCCTGCGGGAGCGCTACCTGTCCCTCGCGATCTTTCCAGCGGCCACTCCCATCCCGCTGGAGGTCCTCTCCACGTGGTGGGGAGGCGCACACGGGTGGACGCCGAGCGCCGTCCGCCAGTTCTGCAGGGTCCTCGCCGACCGCTCACTGATCGATGCCTACCTCGCAGACAGAGACGCGATCCTTCTGCATGACGTCTTCCGCGCCTACCTACGACATCTCATCGGAGGCGACTGGGCCGGCCTGCATCGCTCGCTCGTGGACTCCTTCCGCGCCGGCGAAGACGGCGATTCGGCCGAAGCCGGCTCCAGACACGGCTACATGCGCCGCCACCTCACTCACCACCTGCACGAGGCCGAACTCACCGATGAACTGGCCGACCTGCTGTCCTCACCCGCCTACATCATCGCGAAGACGACCGAACTCGGCCACGAATCCCTCCTCGCCGATCTCGCGGTGATGGAGCGCGTGCGCAGGCCCCAGACACCGCCGTGGCGCGCAGCTGCCGCGTTGATCGGCAACGCATTCCTGCTACACGGTCTGACCACGGAGCCAGACATCGCCGCGACGCTCCTGGCCGCGGCAGTCCGAACGGACGCCCCGCCGACGGTGATCGAAGAACTCCGGGCCCTGACGGGCAGGCACGGAATCGACGTCCGCTGGACCCTCAATGACCAGATCGAGGCTGCCGGACACATCGGAGCGGTCACCTCGCTGGACACCACCGATGACCTGCTCGTCTCCGGCGGTGAAGACGGGACGGTGCGTCTGTGGCGTCTGTCCGACCACGCACTCGAACGCGTCATGCGAGGCCATACCGGATGGGTCTACGCGGTCGCGATCTCACCGGACAAGCGGGTGATCGCATCGGCAGGCGATGACCGGACGATCCGGCTTTGGAACCTGTCCACCGGCGAACCCGAAGGCGTCCTCCTCGGGCACACCCGCCGCGTCCGCGCACTCGCCTTCACCTCCGACGGACGACTCGTCTCCGGTGCCGAAGACGGACTCGTGCTCTTGTGGAGCATGGAGACGGCGAGTCTTCTTCGTGCGATGAGAACCCCCGGCTGCCCCATCTGGTCGGTCGCCGTCGCCTCCGATGACGCGCTCATCGCTGCAACCGGCGAAGACGAGTTCGTCCGCCTGTACGACCCTGCGACGGGAGAGCTGGTCCGCGAAGAACCCGGACACCGAGACTGGATCCGAACAGTCGACTTTCACGGCCAGGCCCTCGTCACCGGTGCCGGCGACCACACCGTACGTGTCTGGACGATCTCGGATCGGAGCCTGAGCCTCTCGCACACGATCGACGTCCCTTCCCGCGTCCGCGCAGTAGCCGCCGCCGGACCCGATGTCGTGATCGCAGCCGGTGAGGACGCGACCGTGCGTGCCTACAACCCACCGACGCTCATCAGCGAACAGGCGGCCCCCCGCTCAGTCGACTGGATCCGTTCCATCGCCCTCGGGACTGAAGGCGCGGTCATCGCCGGATGCGAGGACGGCAGCATCCGAATCTTCGACGGACGACGCCTCACTCTCCTGTGCCACGGCTCGAACACCACCTGGTCCACGGGCTTCTCCGGCCCCCTGGCACTCATGGGCCGCGCCGACGGAGCCATCGCGTTCCGCAGCCTCGAGACAGGGCGGCCCACGAGCGACCTACACATCGGCTCGGGTCGTGTCTGGTCAATGGCCGCCACCAGCGCCGTCGCTGTGGCCGCCTGCGGCGACGGCGCCGTCCGCCTCTGGTCCACTCACGACGACTGGACCCTGCTCCTGAACGAAGAAGAGAAACGCACCTGGTCAGTTGCCATCAACCAGGCCGGAACCCACGTCGCAGCCTCCAGCAGCGGCGGGATCGTCCGGGTCTGGGATCTTCCCTCCGGCCGACTCATCTGGGAGCAACAGGCGCACCGCGGACGCATCCGCTCAATGGCCTTCGACCACTCCGGCCGGCTACTTCTCACGGGGGGCGGAGAGGGAACAGCCCGGCTCTGGCGGCTGCCGGCAGGCGAACTCGTGACCGAACTCGCACACCCCGGCAACTGGGTCCGCACAGTCTCACTCGACCCACAAGGAACCCACGCAGCCCTCGGCTGCGGACCTGGAGACATCTACGTCCACGACCTGGCCACCGGCCATGTCACCGCGAGCCTCCACGGCCACACCGGACGCGTACTCATGATCGACTTCACGTCCACCCCTGACATGCTCGTCTCCGCCGCAGCCGACGGGACCATCCGCACCTGGTCACTGACCGGGCACAAACAACTCGCCGAGATGCGCGTCGATGCCTCCCTGCAATGCGCGGCGTTCGGCCGGGACACCGGCACCGCTCTGGTGGCAAGCGCGACGGGTACCGTGGCGCTCAAGATTCCGGCAACGACCCACGAGGAGTGACCCGGTGCCCGCACACGAGCAACCGGACGGCCTTCCGCCAGAACTACTGAACAACGATCCCGACGGCTTCGCATGGGGCGTATGGCACGACCGAACCCCCAAACTCATCGCCCAGATCAAGGACGCGCACCCTTACGGTCCCGCACAGCGAGAAACCATGGACGCGTTGTGGGACGAGATCTCCACCGGGCGGATGCAGCCCTTGAAATCAGGCGCCCACGACCACGACCTTTGGGCGGCCTGGGGCGTGGAATTTTTCGGTAAGCCCTGGCTCGACACCCCATTCCTGTGGTCGGAGTCGTACTTCTACCGCCGTGTTCTCGATGCCGTCGACTACTTCACGCCAGGCCCTTGGCGTGGACTCGACCCCTTCGAGCCCATGAAAGCCGCCGAGCTGTCCGACCCGACCCTCGAAACCGACCTCCAAGCACTCAACGAACTGGACCTCCTCCCGCCGGCCGGGCAAGGTCAGGCCAAACTCCTGGCGTCCCTCTGGGGTAATCGCGCCGACCTCGGCTTCCGGATCGGCAAACAATCAGGATCCTTGCACCCGGAAACCGAAGGACTCATCAGCGACCACAGCGCACAATTGTGGCGTCATCTCGGCCCGAACGCCCACGTGGCCATCGTCGCAGACAACGCGGGTAGAGAACTACTCGCTGATCTGGTCCTCATCGATCACCTCCTCGAACACCACCTGGCCGCATCCGTGAGCCTCCACCTCAAGCCACACCCCTACTACGTATCCGACGCGACCACCGCCGACTACGCCACCTGCCTGCGCCGCCTCAGCCAAACCTCCGGTGCCGCTACCACGATCGCTTCACGCCTCAAGAACGCAGCCGCAAAAGGCCGACTCACGATCGACACACATGACTTCTACTGCGCTCCCTGGTCCTTCCACCAGATGCCCAACGATCTCGCGGCACGAATCAAGACCGCCTCGCTCGCCCTCCTCAAGGGCGATCTGAACTACCGCCGCCTCGTTGGAGACCGCACATGGCCCGCAACCACCCGCTTCGCGGACGTGACCGATTATTTCCCTTCCCAGGTGGCAGCCCTACGCACTCTCAAATCCGACGTCGTTGTAGGCATCGACAAGGAGACGGAAACCAAGCTCGATGCGTCCAGTCAGGAATGGCGGACTGATGGCATACACGGACTCATCCAGCAGGCTGCGGGAAGCCAATATCCTAAGGTCCATCAACCGAAGGATTCATGTTCGCTCGGTTCTGGCGTCGAGTGAACAGCGCAGGAGAAAGCCCGATGCTGAAATCATTGAAACCCGCCATCCTTCAATCCGTCCTGCTGGGGGCTCTCCCCGGCGAGTTCGAGCCCGGCCGCCAAGGCCCCGGCGAGCCGTCCTTCGAGGAGCTCCTGGCCGCCACCGCCCGGTCCGTCGTCCACCTGGAGGCCCGCGACACCTACGACCCCACCGACCCCGCCTACCTCAAGTGGCTCAAGGACGGCGAGGCCACCTACGACTGGATCACCCTGATCGGCTCCGCCGTCGAACGAGGCGTGCGGTTTCGGCGGCTGCGGATCGTGTCCGAGCCGCTCAGCGACTACATCCGCTGGGAACACGCCATCAGCCACGGCAACGTCAAGGCCGGTGACGAGCTGCGGTGGCTGCCTCGTCATCTGGCGTTCGACCTGCCGCACCCGGTCGCCGACTTCTTCATGTGGGACCAGCGCCTGGTCGCCTACAACTTCACCGCAGGAAACGGTGTCGACACCGGCCGGATGGAGTACGTCGCCGACCCCCGCAAGATCGTCCCGGTCGGCGGCATGTTCGAGATGCTGTGGGAACGCGGCATCCCGCACGCCGACTACGAACCCGCCTGATCGGCCTGCAGCCGGGCCATCGCCGAACGGATCAGACCGGCCGCGGCCGTCCCGGTCGCGGCCAGCGACCACAACCGCTCCCACGTCGCCACGTACAAGGCGACCTCCTCCGGCCGCGTGATCGACAGGTAGCCCGACACCAGCTCGACCGTCACCAGATGCCCGTCGTGATGTCGAACGCTTACTCCGGATGCACACCCCGCCGGTCGACGCCGGCCGGGATGATCCCGAGGAACACGTTCGGGCGCCGCCGCAGCTCCAGCAGATGACCGAGCTGCTCACGGTGCAGCTCCCGCGAATAAGGCCGGTACCACAACACCGGCTCCTCCAGCAGGAAGCACCAACGGGCATCCGGACGCGACAACAGCCGCTGCCGCTCCATCCGCTCCGCGACCGCAGCCTCCACCTCCTCCTCCGGCTCCACGGCGTCCACCTGCTGCTCGACGAGCACCCCGCTCAACCCGGCACGGGTGTACGCCTCCGTCTGCCCCATCCCCGGTATCACCTTCGGCTGATACGACCGTGCCAGCGTGAGCTCGTCATACAGACGGCGGACCGACTTCTGCGCCGCCTCCAAACCACCCCGATTGAGCTGCGCGTACGGGACCCACTCCGCGACCGCGGCCTGCTCCGCCAGCAACCGCCGGCGCAGCAACCCCGGCGCCCCGCAGATCGAACACCACAGCTCCACATGCCGCGCCGTGATCCTCCGCCGCCCCTTCTCGATCATCGACACCGACGACGCAGCACTCCACCCCGCACGACGCGCGAACTCCCGACCCGACATGCCACGGCCCTCGCGCAGCGCACGCAACTCGGCACCCAGGGGCTCTCGCGCTGCCTGAGCCGACGATGAAGGTGAGGACGGCATGATGCGACATCATGCCCAGCGCCCCTGGGCTCGGAGGTTCGCTCGGATTCGCACCCCGCTACCGAGGCGCTGTCGCCCGTAACCCGTGCTGTCGGCCGAAACTCGTGACTCCAGGGCTCAGCGA
The DNA window shown above is from Thermomonospora umbrina and carries:
- a CDS encoding NAD-dependent epimerase/dehydratase family protein, with product MTIYRIPQAPSDRRPATGLVVVTGVCGFVGSHLAEHLLAREGTKVLGVDLRKPDEDPRTSAIMAELQARPGFELVSADVGDAAVAARLKEAAAVVHLAAPTDVAASWGSGFADQTASLLSSHRLLEGCANARVPRVVVASSAHVYGHVVGPAREDTPVAPNSPYGVVKLATERLAMAFARRPGSTMSAVAVRLFTGFGTRVNPAMVVPRMFRSALTKQPMPLYGDGRVTHTWTHVDDLVDALTRAIGIPLEAGQAEVVNAAGADQASLRQVGDLIGQIVGSPVLWEPAGERPGDTAGLHADLTHAHRILGFAPRVGLREGLESLWQTYAVGPATAAVPAERQTR
- a CDS encoding NB-ARC domain-containing protein, which codes for MSSQPKPGSKPYRNALRSTLRGLGFGERQIVERVALDLIQACGCRPRQAWRLACELALSEVAARYNVITGDPNAPMRQGRIWEFEQWPAKGTRPTVDTLKILAQIFGTTWDHLVDLADLERMPSKDRNAYHDVSSDRLALPRDVAPRNRPRTDEGSLASWTVFAPSLEPGMVDRAEDLETLIALVTDAADPNADSKAVAVSGPGGFGKTTLATQACHDPRVARLFTEVLWVETGEQCTPGRVVQLVSDLCVRLDGNRPTLTDADQAGFHFAQVLADRRVLLVIDNVWSAADLAPFLLGGPNTVRLVTTRNARTCPSSSIQFRVGPMSESEVRDLLGKSMPGLHSQEAERLAQLCRGWPLLASVVGSAIGQDVAAGASPERAVDEAGTTLDSIGPQAFDVWDSDQRRNAIGHAITASLSSLEEHVRITGGPGLRERYLSLAIFPAATPIPLEVLSTWWGGAHGWTPSAVRQFCRVLADRSLIDAYLADRDAILLHDVFRAYLRHLIGGDWAGLHRSLVDSFRAGEDGDSAEAGSRHGYMRRHLTHHLHEAELTDELADLLSSPAYIIAKTTELGHESLLADLAVMERVRRPQTPPWRAAAALIGNAFLLHGLTTEPDIAATLLAAAVRTDAPPTVIEELRALTGRHGIDVRWTLNDQIEAAGHIGAVTSLDTTDDLLVSGGEDGTVRLWRLSDHALERVMRGHTGWVYAVAISPDKRVIASAGDDRTIRLWNLSTGEPEGVLLGHTRRVRALAFTSDGRLVSGAEDGLVLLWSMETASLLRAMRTPGCPIWSVAVASDDALIAATGEDEFVRLYDPATGELVREEPGHRDWIRTVDFHGQALVTGAGDHTVRVWTISDRSLSLSHTIDVPSRVRAVAAAGPDVVIAAGEDATVRAYNPPTLISEQAAPRSVDWIRSIALGTEGAVIAGCEDGSIRIFDGRRLTLLCHGSNTTWSTGFSGPLALMGRADGAIAFRSLETGRPTSDLHIGSGRVWSMAATSAVAVAACGDGAVRLWSTHDDWTLLLNEEEKRTWSVAINQAGTHVAASSSGGIVRVWDLPSGRLIWEQQAHRGRIRSMAFDHSGRLLLTGGGEGTARLWRLPAGELVTELAHPGNWVRTVSLDPQGTHAALGCGPGDIYVHDLATGHVTASLHGHTGRVLMIDFTSTPDMLVSAAADGTIRTWSLTGHKQLAEMRVDASLQCAAFGRDTGTALVASATGTVALKIPATTHEE
- a CDS encoding damage-control phosphatase ARMT1 family protein, giving the protein MPAHEQPDGLPPELLNNDPDGFAWGVWHDRTPKLIAQIKDAHPYGPAQRETMDALWDEISTGRMQPLKSGAHDHDLWAAWGVEFFGKPWLDTPFLWSESYFYRRVLDAVDYFTPGPWRGLDPFEPMKAAELSDPTLETDLQALNELDLLPPAGQGQAKLLASLWGNRADLGFRIGKQSGSLHPETEGLISDHSAQLWRHLGPNAHVAIVADNAGRELLADLVLIDHLLEHHLAASVSLHLKPHPYYVSDATTADYATCLRRLSQTSGAATTIASRLKNAAAKGRLTIDTHDFYCAPWSFHQMPNDLAARIKTASLALLKGDLNYRRLVGDRTWPATTRFADVTDYFPSQVAALRTLKSDVVVGIDKETETKLDASSQEWRTDGIHGLIQQAAGSQYPKVHQPKDSCSLGSGVE
- a CDS encoding DUF6879 family protein gives rise to the protein MLKSLKPAILQSVLLGALPGEFEPGRQGPGEPSFEELLAATARSVVHLEARDTYDPTDPAYLKWLKDGEATYDWITLIGSAVERGVRFRRLRIVSEPLSDYIRWEHAISHGNVKAGDELRWLPRHLAFDLPHPVADFFMWDQRLVAYNFTAGNGVDTGRMEYVADPRKIVPVGGMFEMLWERGIPHADYEPA